The following DNA comes from Kitasatospora sp. NBC_01287.
CGTCGGCGTGATGCGCGAGGTGCCGGGGCAGCGGTTCCGCTTCGACTTCACCCCCAACCGCGGGCTGGACGCGATCGCCTGGACCAAGTGCTACCCCGGTGACGACGTGGTGGACGTGATCGGCACCGACAGCTACGACCAGCCGGCCGGCGCCACCTTCGACGACTACGTGCACGAGGCGTACGGGCTGCAGGACCAGGTGGAGTTCGCGGCCAAGCGCGGCAAGCCGGTCTCGTACCCGGAGTGGGGGCTGTTCCGCAACGGGGACAACCCGGAGTTCGTGCGGCGGATGGTCGACTGGATGCGCACCCACGACACCCTCTACCAGACCGTCACCGACTACTGCCCGCACGGCTTCTGGGAGTGCCGCAGCAACCCGCGCTCCAGTTCGGTCTACCGGCAGCTGCTGGACGGCTCGAAGGGCGCGGCGCCCGCACCCACCGCGCCGCTCTGCCCCGGCCTGCCGGTCGGGCCGTTCGGCGGCCTCGCCTGGCTGCGGCCCCCGCTGCTGTCGCACGGCTGCCCGGGTCGGCCGGGGGGCGGGGCGTCCCCCTCGCCGTCATCCCCGCCGTCGCCGTCGCCGTCACCATCGCCGTCGCCGTCACCATCGGGGTCGCCGTCACCATCGGGGTCGAAGTCGCCGTCGGGGGCGCCGTCGGGGGTCGCTTCGCCGTCGGCCTCGGCCGCGTCGTCCGGGTCCGCCTCGCCGGCCGCCTCCCCTGCCGCACCGTCCGCTTCCCCGCCCGCGTCGGCGGCGTCCGCCTCGGCCTCCTCGTCGGCCGGCGCCGCGGTCAGCCGCGGTTGAGCAGCGCGCGCAGCCGGGCGGCCGGCCCGCGCAGTCGGGGGGCGGCCGCCGCGCGGGTCCGGGCCAGCAGCAGCCGCAGGCTCAGCGCGGCGGCCAGGTGGGCGGGCCCGAACAGCAGCCGGTGGTTGCGCCCGCGCTCGGGCCGCCAGCGCTCCTTGTACGGCTCCTCCCCGCGCATCAGGCTCAGTTCCGGGATGCCGGCCCGGACCGCCTCCTCCAGCGAGGTGCCGAAGAGCAGGCCCGCGATGTCGATCCGCTCGCGCAGCCGCGGGTGCGCGCCGTAGAGGTAGAGGCCGGCGAAGGCCGGGCAGAGCAGCAGCAGGTCGACCGCCATCAGCTCCTCGTCCAGGTAGTAGCGGTAGACCACCGCCTGGCCGCGCCGGGCCAGGCCCGCCGTGGACTCGCGCAGGTGCGCCGCGAACCGGGCCCTGGTGTGCTCGGCGGTGACCGTGCGGCTCTCCCACTGCAGCGTGTGCAGCCGCAGCAGCTCGCCCATCGCCGCGCCGACCTCCGCCACCGGCACCCGCCGGGCCACCACTCCGGCCTCCAGCAGCTTGCGCTGCTTGGCCCGGCTGCGCTGCGCGGTGCGGCCGGGCAGCCGGGCGAGCAGTTGCTCCATCGGCACGGCGGGCAGGTGCTGGCAGACCGAGTCGAGCAACTGGTGGCGCCGCCCGTGCCAGTGCGCGTAGAGCTGGTGCGCCGCCGCTCCCGGGCGCACCTCGCGCAGGTCCAGGGCCTGCCAGGGGCGGCGCAGCGGCAGCGCGCGGGCCAGCTCGGCGGCGGCCTCGGCGGCGCAGGAGTCGTCGAGCAGTACGTCGGTGAAGTCGATCAGCCGGCCGCCGAGCGCGGTGAGGGTGCCGGTCCGGCCGCGGGCCAGCGCGGCGGCGCCCACCAGCGCGCCGTCCCGGCGGACCAGCAGCACCCGCAGCCGGCCGGGGCGGCCGTACGCGGCCCACCAGGACGCCTGCCAGGCGGCGGACTGGAAGGGGGTGGCGGTGCGGCAGCGGGTGGCGAGGGCGTCCCACTCCTCGGTCAGGCGGGTGAGGGTGTCGTCCGCGCGGTGCAGCTCGGTGGTCCAGCGCGGCACGGCGGGGGCGGGTGCGCTCGCGGGTGCGGGGTCCGTCGTGCCCCCCGGGGCCGGGTTGCGGGGGGCGGGGGTGCGGGCGGGCGGGGCCTGCGCCTCCTCGGAGGGAACGGGGGCGGGGACGGGCGCGGGCCGCCGGGTCGGTTGCGGGGCGCTCACTTGGCGCTCCCGGCCGGTTCGGCCCGCTTGTCCGGCGCCGCGCGGGTGGGGGTGGGGACGACAGCCGCCGGCTCGACCGGCGCCGCGCCGCCGGGCACCGCGGCGGCCGGGTCGCCGGCCTTGCGGCGCGCCATCATCGCCAGCGCCCCGACCAGCACGCCCGCCGCCCCGCCGACCGCGACGTCCAGCCGGCCGCTCGGGGTGGTCGGCTGGTCGGGCTCGGCGGCGGCGGCCAGCGGCACCAGCTTGACGCCGGTCTCCTTGCTGCTGGTGTTGGCGAACGAGATCAGCGCCTTGGCCACCGCGTCCGCCGCCTTCACCGCGTCCTGCGGGTGCCCGCCGCTGCCCGCGATCTCGATCACCGGGGCGTCCGGCGAGGTGGTCCCGGCCACCAGGCCCGCCAGCTCGGCGCCGCTGCGGCCGGCCTCCGGCGCGGCGAGCTCCAGCACCTGGGGCTGGGCCGCCAGCCGTCCGTACGCCTGGGCGAAGTTGACCGCGAGGCCCGCCTCGCCGCCGGGATCGGGGACCACCACCACGTAGGAGTTGGCCGTGTAGACCGGCGGCGCCACCACCGCGTAGCCCGCCCCCGCCACCGCGCCCAGCGGGACCGCGACGGCCAGCGGCCACCAGCGGCGGGCCAGGGTACGGACCCGGGCGGCTTGACCTCGCTCGATACCGCTCACTTCAGGACTCCCTCCCGGTCGGGAGGGCCACCGGGGCCCGTCCCAACCGCTCGTACAGCTCGCCCAGTCGGCCGGCTGTGCGGACAATGTCGTAGTGCGCCACGGCCGGTGGCCTGGGCAGTGGGACGCCGAGCGGTGCCGGCCCGAGCGCCAGCAGTGCCTCCTGGTAGGCCGCCACGGTGGAGGGCAGCTTGCGGGCGCCGGGGGCGGCCTCGGCGGGCAGCTCCTCCAGCGCCGGGCAGCCGCTGTGCAGCACCGGCAGCCCGGCCGCCAGGCCCTCCAGCACCGCCAGCCCGAAGGTCTCCTCGACCGAGGGCGCGGCCAGCACGTCCATCGCGCCCAGCAGTTCGGGCACGTCCGCCCGTTCGCCGACCAGCAGCAGCCGCGAGCCGACGCCCAGCGTGCGGGCCCGCTCGGCGAGTTCGGCCCGCTGCGGCCCCTCCCCGACCAGCAGCAGCACCGCCCGCGGCAGCACGGTCAGCGCCTGGAGCAGCACCTCGAACCGCTTGCCCGGCACCAGCCGCCCCACCCCGCCGACCACGAAGGCGTCGGCTGCCAGTCCGAGCCCGCGCCGGGTCTCGGTCCGCCGCGCCCAGGGCCCCGCGGGGTCGCGCGTCTCGATGCCGTTCGGCAGCACCGCCACCCGCCGGCGCGGCACCCCCCAGTCGGCCAGTGTGTGGGCCACCTGCCCGGAGACCGCGACGGTGGTGACGCCCAGCCGTTCGGCGGCCAGGTAGAGGGACTTGACGCCGGCGCTCACCGGGCGCCCCTCGATCGTGCCGGCGTGCAGCGAGTGCTCGGTCGCCAGCACCGCCCGCACCCCGGCCAGCCGGGCCGCCAACCGCCCGTAGAGACCGGCCCGGTAGAGGTGGGTGTGCACCACGTCGTACTGACCGCGGCGGATCAGCCGGACCAGCCGGGGCAGCACCGCCAGGTCCCGGTTGCCGCGCATCGCCAGGTCGTGGACGGGCACGCCGTCGGCGCGCAGCTCCGCCGCCACGCTGCCCGGGTTGGTCAGCACCGCCACCTCGCAGCGCACCGAAGGCGGCAGGTGGCGGACCGTCAGCAGCAGCTGCCGCTCGGCGCCGCCCGCCGCCAGACCGGTGATGACGTGCAGCACCTTCACCGCGCCACCCCCAGCCGGCGCAGCTCGGTGACCACGTCGCGCAGGCCGTGCCGACCGCGCTTGGCGCGCAGCCGCCAGGCGCCGTCGCGGTCGCCGACGTAGCAGCGGGGCAGCGCGAACCGCCCGGCGAGCGGGGTGTGGGCGATCGCCACCGCGTAGTCGTAGCCGGCCTCCTGGACGGCCCGGGCGGCCGGCTCGTCCACCGCGCCGTACGGGTAGCAGAAGCCGTCGATCGGACCGCCGAGCAGCTCCGCCAGGGCCCGCCGGCTGTCCCGCACCTCGGCGCGCAGCAGGTCGGCCGGCAGTCCGGGCAGCGCCAGGTGGCTCAGTCCGTGTGAGCCGATCTCCCAGCCGGTGGCGGCCAGTTCGCGCACCTGCTCCACGGTGAGCAGCGCCTTGCGCGGGCCCTCGACGTCCCAGAAGTTGTCGCCGCCCAGCCGGTCGGCGACCACGTAGGCGGTGGCGGTGAAGCCGTAGCCGCGCAGCACCGGGACCACGTGGCGGGCGAAGTCGGCGTAGCCGTCGTCGAAGGTCAGGCCGACCAGCCGGTCGCGGCGGCCGGCGGCCCGGGCGGCGAGCAGCTCGCGCATGCTGACACCGCGCCAGCCGCGCGCGGCCAGCCAGCGCATCTGGTCGGCGAAGCGCGCGGGGCTGACCGTGAGCAGGTACGGATCCTCCTCCTCCTCGGCCACCGAGTGGTACATCAGGATCCACGGCCGCCCGGAGCGGCCGCCGGTGGCGGTGGCCTGGCGCGGCAGACGGGTGCGGCGGGTGAGTTCAGCGACCATCGGGCATGGTTCCTTCCTCCAGCGGGTCATCCCCCATCGCCGGGCCGCCGGTCACTGCCCGCGGCCCCCGCAGCAGCGCCCGGCCGGGCCCCAGGGCCCGCTCCGCCGGGCCCCTCAGCTCGCGGGCGCCGAGCAGCACCCCGAGCAGCAGGTAGACCACGAGCACGCTCGCGCCCCCCGCGGCGAGCGAGAGCGGGGCCGGGCGCACCGCGCGGGCCGCGCAGCCGCCGACCGCCGCGGCGCCCGCGGCGGCCAGCAGCAGCCGGGCCTGGCCGCCCAGCACCTGCGGCATCCGCAGCGCGATGCCGCGCAGCGCGAGCCCGCGCAGCAGCAGCACGGCGGCGGTGGTGATGCCCGCCGCGTTGCCCGCGGCCAGGCCCAGCGCGCCGAACCGGTGGCTGGTGAGCAGGCCCACGGCGGTGGTGACCACCAGACCCACCGCCATCGCGGCCACCGGGTACCAGTCGAGCAGTCGCCGCCCCGCCTCGTCCGGGCGCGGGTCGTCGGCCCGCCGCACCGCCGGGCGCATCGAGAAGAACGGCCGCACCATGACGCCGGTCAGCGCCTGGGCGAGCAGTCCGAAGCTGTACACCTGGATCACCTGGGCGGTGGCGGCGGTGTCGGCCGCGTCGAAGGCGCCGCGCTGGAAGAGCAGCGAGACCACGGCGGGCGCGCAGGCGATCAGGAAGGCGGTGCCGGCCAGCACCACCGCCGCCGCCTGGCCGAGGTCCTTCTCCACCCGGTCGCGGGCCGCGTCCAGGTCACCGGCGGCCAGCGCCCGGGCGACCAGCGGGAAGGTGACCGTGCAGATCAGGATCGCCGTGGTCATCGCCAGCTGGGAGACCTTGGCGGCGTAGTTGAGGTGCGAGATGGTGCCGGCCGGCAGGGTGGAGCCGAGGTAGCGCTCGATGAAGACCTGGGACTGCCGGGTCAGCGTGAAGGCGGCCATCGGCAGCAGCGCGAGCGGGCTGAGCAGCAGCCCGCGCCGGCCCGCCGCGGTGCGCCGGGGGGCTCCTCGCCCGCCGCGCAGCGCCCGGACGAACGGGCCGGCCAGCACCCCGGCCATCAGCAGGCTGCCGAAGGCCACCCCGAGCGCGGCCGCCCGCACCCCCAGCACCAGGTGGCAGGCGGTCAGCACGGCCAGGATGCCGAGGTTGTAGGCGACGTAGATGGCGGCCGGCGCGGTGAAGCGGTGGTGGGCCCGGAGCGCGGCGCCCAGGTACCCGGCCACGCCGAAGGGCAGCACGGTGACGGCGGTGATCCGGGTGCAGGTGATCGCGAGCGAGGGGTCGCCCAGCCCGGGGGCCAGGGTGTGCACCACCTCGGGCGCCCAGAGCATGGTGGCGCCGGAGAGCGCGCACAGCACCGCCAGCAGCCAGGGCAGCGTGTCCACCGTCAACTGCCGCACCGGATCAGGGCCTTCGGGCCGCTCCTCGCGCAGCACCAGGGCCAGGCTGAAGGCCGGCACCATGAGGAAGGCCATCGCGTCCTCGATCAGCAGCGGCGCGGCCGTCTCGGGCACGGTCCAGGCGACCAGGAAGGCGTCGGTGCCCTCGTCGGCGCCGAAGAACCGGGCCAGCAGCAGGTCGCGCAGCAGGCCCAGCGCCGAGCCGGCCGCGCTGAGCACCGCGGTGATGCCGAAGGCCTTGGCCAGGAAGGAGGTGCCGTCGACGGCCGGTCGCGGCGGCGCCGGCGGCGGTGGCGGCGCGGGGAGCAGGTCCTGACTGATCGTCATGCCGTCGGCCCTTCGGCGGCGGGCAGCGCCCACCAGGCGGCCACGCCCAGGATCACCGAGGTCAGCACGGTAGTGGTGCCGCCGATGTCCGCGTAGAGGAAGTCGACCAGCACCCAGCAGAGCAGGCCGACCGCCGCCGGGCCCGGGCCGCCGGCGCCCCGGTGCGGCGGGCCCGGCCGGCGCAGGCCGCCGAGCAGCAGCGCGAGGAAGAGCGCGCCGTAGGCGACGATGCCCACCAGGCCCTGCTCGCAGAGCACCAGGAAGTACATGTTGTGCGGCGAGAGCAGCGGCTCGCGCTCAAAGCCGATGGTGGAGTCGGCCGCGTCGCTGCCGGAGGAGAGCCGCAGCGGCGCGTGCGAGTCGCGCAGCTGCGGGAAGCTCTTCGGGCCGGCCCCGGTGACCGGGTGGTCGGCCCAGATGGCGCGGGCGGTGGCCCACAGGTCGTAGCGGTCGCTGACCGAGTGGTCCTCGTTGCCGCCGGAGACCGAGCCGATGCTGTCCAGCCGCTCGGTCACCCCGCCGCCGCCCGCGCCGAGCCCGCCGACCACCACGATCGCGGCCGCCAGCCCGAGGACCGCCCAGCGCAGCGCCAGCCGGGCGTCGGCCTTGAGCAGCAGCACGGCCACCGCGACCGCGGTGGCGATCCAGCTGCCCCGGCTGAACGAGACCGCGAGCGGGAAGACCAGGAACGCCGCGCAGGCCAGCAGCCCGCGCCGGGCCCAGCCGCCCCGGGGCATCGTCAGGCCCAGGGCCAGGGCGGCCAGCAGGCCGAAGCTGACGACGCCCGACATCGCCATGATGTCGAGCGCGCCGAAGGTGCCGACCGCCCGGATCGGCTCACCGGTGTAGGAGGCGCCGGTGTGCGTGAGGTACTGCCCGGCCCCGACGCCGCCCTCGATCAGCGCGGCCAGCACGAAGGCGCCGAGCACCAGGTGCAGGTCGGTGCGGTCGCGCAGCGCGGCCAGCACGGCCACCGGGACCAGCACGAAGATCTGCACCAGCCGGATGAAGCCGGTCAGGCCGGCGGCGGGGTCGATCGAGGTCACGGTGGCGGCGGCGGCCGCGCAGACCACCCCGGCGAAGACCGCGCAGGCGGACCTGCCGAGCCCGAGCGGGCGGCCGCGCAGCAGGTCGAGCCCGAGCAGCCCGACCAGGGCGAGCGAGGCCAGGTCGGCGGGGGTGATGTGGACGGCGGCCGTCACGTCCTTCTCGCCGGTCGGCGCGCAGACCAGCAGCACCGTCGCGGCGGCCAGCAGGCTCGGGCGGCGCAGCGGCGCGGTGGCCAGCGCGCGCAGCAGCTCCGGCCAGGGCCGCCGCAGGACCGGGGCCGGACCCGGGCCCGGGCCCGTTAAGGCGGGGCCCGGGGTGATGGTCAGTGCCACGGTGGGTCAGCTCCCGTCCGGACGGAGCATCAGCGCGGCGGTGCGCAGCAGGATCTTGACGTCCTGCCAGAGGCTCCAGCTCTCGATGTAGCGGTTGTCGAACCGGGCCCGGTCCTCGATCGAGGTGTCCCCGCGCAGCCCGTTGACCTGGGCCAGCCCGGTCAGGCCGACCGGGACCCGGTGCCGGTCGGCGTACTCCGGGTAGGCCTGGCCGAACCGCATCACGAAGTAGGGGCGCTCCGGGCGCGGGCCGACCAGGGTCATGTCGCCGCGCAGCACGTTCCACAGCTGCGGCAGCTCGTCCACCGAGCTGCGGCGCAGCAGCCGGCCCACCGGGCTCATCCGGTGGTCCTGGGCGATGTTCCAGTGGGTGGCCGACTCGTGCTCGTTGCTGGGACGCAGGGTGCGGAACTTGAGCAGGGTGAAGACCTGGCCGTCCAGCCCGGTGCGCTGCTGGCGGAAGAGCACGCCGGGGCCGGTGTCCAGCCGGACGGCGAGCGCGCAGGCGGCCAGCAGCGGGGAGATGGCGAGCAGGCCGAGGGCGGCGGCCACGATGTCGACGCCGCGCTTGAGCAGCCAGCCGGGGCGGCGCAGCGGCGGGGTGGAGAGCCGCAGGCAGGGGTAGCCCCAGAGGTGGTCGGTCGCCCGCTGCGGGCCGGCGCCGAGCCCGGCGTGCTCGCGCAGGCCGGGCACCAGCCAGACCTGGCAGCCGAGCCGGACCGCCTCGCGCATGGTGCCCGCCGTCTCCTGCTCGTCGGCGGCCCCGGCGGTGGCGATCAGCCGGACCTCGCCGTGCCGGCGCAGCTCGCGCGCCAGGGCCTCGCGACCGCCGAGCACCGGCAGCGGGGAGTCTCCGGGCAGCAGCACCGGGTCCGGGTCCAGGTAGCCGATCGGGCGCATGCCGTACTCGGGGTGCTCGCGCAGCGCCCCCGCGATCCGCTGGCCGAGCTCCCCCGCGCCGAGCACCAGGACCGGCACCGGGCGCCGGCTGCGCAGCTTGCGCAGCAGCCCGTAGACCACGGCGCGGCCGAGCGCGGCACCGGTGGCCAGGGTGAGCAGCAGGGCCAGCAGCCGGGGCCAGCCGGCCGGGCCGCCGGAGGGCCAGGCACCGCCGAGGCAGTCGGTGAGGGTGATCGCGAAGGCGAGGGCGACGGCGGCCCGGGCGAGCAGCGCGGGCAGTTCGTCCAGCGCGGAGGGGCTCATCCGGGTGCGGTAGAGGCCGCCGGCCAGGTTGAGCGGCAGCAGGATCGGCAGCAGGGCGAGGGCCGCGCCCAGCGGGTGGGCCCGCGCGGAGGCGCAGCCCACCGAACTCACGCAGGCGGCCAGCAGGTCGACCACGAGCAGCGAGCCGGGCAGCAGCACGGCGGCGCGCAGGCCCCGGCGGTGCCGGCCGAGCTGGGCGGTGCCGCGCTGGTGCGGCGGCCGGGCGGGCCGGTCGAGCAGCTCGGTCGCGAGCCGCCGACCGCCGGCCGCGGATCGCCCAGGCCGCGGCAGACTCTCGTGGTCAATGGTCATCAGCGCACGAACTCCCCTGCAGTGTGCCCTTGGTGGTGGATTTCGCGGTACGTTCGTCTCACTCGCACCCATTCGCACAAACTGGCGCGATAACCCGACCGAGGCTCTCGCACTACTGGAACGAAT
Coding sequences within:
- a CDS encoding polysaccharide deacetylase family protein, which encodes MVAELTRRTRLPRQATATGGRSGRPWILMYHSVAEEEEDPYLLTVSPARFADQMRWLAARGWRGVSMRELLAARAAGRRDRLVGLTFDDGYADFARHVVPVLRGYGFTATAYVVADRLGGDNFWDVEGPRKALLTVEQVRELAATGWEIGSHGLSHLALPGLPADLLRAEVRDSRRALAELLGGPIDGFCYPYGAVDEPAARAVQEAGYDYAVAIAHTPLAGRFALPRCYVGDRDGAWRLRAKRGRHGLRDVVTELRRLGVAR
- a CDS encoding glycosyltransferase; translation: MKVLHVITGLAAGGAERQLLLTVRHLPPSVRCEVAVLTNPGSVAAELRADGVPVHDLAMRGNRDLAVLPRLVRLIRRGQYDVVHTHLYRAGLYGRLAARLAGVRAVLATEHSLHAGTIEGRPVSAGVKSLYLAAERLGVTTVAVSGQVAHTLADWGVPRRRVAVLPNGIETRDPAGPWARRTETRRGLGLAADAFVVGGVGRLVPGKRFEVLLQALTVLPRAVLLLVGEGPQRAELAERARTLGVGSRLLLVGERADVPELLGAMDVLAAPSVEETFGLAVLEGLAAGLPVLHSGCPALEELPAEAAPGARKLPSTVAAYQEALLALGPAPLGVPLPRPPAVAHYDIVRTAGRLGELYERLGRAPVALPTGRES
- a CDS encoding Wzz/FepE/Etk N-terminal domain-containing protein; protein product: MSGIERGQAARVRTLARRWWPLAVAVPLGAVAGAGYAVVAPPVYTANSYVVVVPDPGGEAGLAVNFAQAYGRLAAQPQVLELAAPEAGRSGAELAGLVAGTTSPDAPVIEIAGSGGHPQDAVKAADAVAKALISFANTSSKETGVKLVPLAAAAEPDQPTTPSGRLDVAVGGAAGVLVGALAMMARRKAGDPAAAVPGGAAPVEPAAVVPTPTRAAPDKRAEPAGSAK
- a CDS encoding sugar transferase, with the protein product MTIDHESLPRPGRSAAGGRRLATELLDRPARPPHQRGTAQLGRHRRGLRAAVLLPGSLLVVDLLAACVSSVGCASARAHPLGAALALLPILLPLNLAGGLYRTRMSPSALDELPALLARAAVALAFAITLTDCLGGAWPSGGPAGWPRLLALLLTLATGAALGRAVVYGLLRKLRSRRPVPVLVLGAGELGQRIAGALREHPEYGMRPIGYLDPDPVLLPGDSPLPVLGGREALARELRRHGEVRLIATAGAADEQETAGTMREAVRLGCQVWLVPGLREHAGLGAGPQRATDHLWGYPCLRLSTPPLRRPGWLLKRGVDIVAAALGLLAISPLLAACALAVRLDTGPGVLFRQQRTGLDGQVFTLLKFRTLRPSNEHESATHWNIAQDHRMSPVGRLLRRSSVDELPQLWNVLRGDMTLVGPRPERPYFVMRFGQAYPEYADRHRVPVGLTGLAQVNGLRGDTSIEDRARFDNRYIESWSLWQDVKILLRTAALMLRPDGS
- a CDS encoding O-antigen ligase, with translation MALTITPGPALTGPGPGPAPVLRRPWPELLRALATAPLRRPSLLAAATVLLVCAPTGEKDVTAAVHITPADLASLALVGLLGLDLLRGRPLGLGRSACAVFAGVVCAAAAATVTSIDPAAGLTGFIRLVQIFVLVPVAVLAALRDRTDLHLVLGAFVLAALIEGGVGAGQYLTHTGASYTGEPIRAVGTFGALDIMAMSGVVSFGLLAALALGLTMPRGGWARRGLLACAAFLVFPLAVSFSRGSWIATAVAVAVLLLKADARLALRWAVLGLAAAIVVVGGLGAGGGGVTERLDSIGSVSGGNEDHSVSDRYDLWATARAIWADHPVTGAGPKSFPQLRDSHAPLRLSSGSDAADSTIGFEREPLLSPHNMYFLVLCEQGLVGIVAYGALFLALLLGGLRRPGPPHRGAGGPGPAAVGLLCWVLVDFLYADIGGTTTVLTSVILGVAAWWALPAAEGPTA
- a CDS encoding glycoside hydrolase family 26 protein, with protein sequence MRIGRLALAASALLLLTSAGLAGGGPVSTADRSTAAIGTLGAAPPQPRGAAPRPSTRRADHEVPFGAFVGSWDEYIPQIARFSSWLNGANLQVGHTYLAGNSWGDIEGDTRMLALWSQWRLGDRGRTLVLNVPMLVPNEGDLPDDQVAELLDQGAHGAFDQHFRKLARKLVALGGGDTVVVLGWEMNGTTYTSRCKPDPTAWKAYWRRIVGVMREVPGQRFRFDFTPNRGLDAIAWTKCYPGDDVVDVIGTDSYDQPAGATFDDYVHEAYGLQDQVEFAAKRGKPVSYPEWGLFRNGDNPEFVRRMVDWMRTHDTLYQTVTDYCPHGFWECRSNPRSSSVYRQLLDGSKGAAPAPTAPLCPGLPVGPFGGLAWLRPPLLSHGCPGRPGGGASPSPSSPPSPSPSPSPSPSPSGSPSPSGSKSPSGAPSGVASPSASAASSGSASPAASPAAPSASPPASAASASASSSAGAAVSRG
- a CDS encoding lipid II flippase MurJ, whose protein sequence is MTISQDLLPAPPPPPAPPRPAVDGTSFLAKAFGITAVLSAAGSALGLLRDLLLARFFGADEGTDAFLVAWTVPETAAPLLIEDAMAFLMVPAFSLALVLREERPEGPDPVRQLTVDTLPWLLAVLCALSGATMLWAPEVVHTLAPGLGDPSLAITCTRITAVTVLPFGVAGYLGAALRAHHRFTAPAAIYVAYNLGILAVLTACHLVLGVRAAALGVAFGSLLMAGVLAGPFVRALRGGRGAPRRTAAGRRGLLLSPLALLPMAAFTLTRQSQVFIERYLGSTLPAGTISHLNYAAKVSQLAMTTAILICTVTFPLVARALAAGDLDAARDRVEKDLGQAAAVVLAGTAFLIACAPAVVSLLFQRGAFDAADTAATAQVIQVYSFGLLAQALTGVMVRPFFSMRPAVRRADDPRPDEAGRRLLDWYPVAAMAVGLVVTTAVGLLTSHRFGALGLAAGNAAGITTAAVLLLRGLALRGIALRMPQVLGGQARLLLAAAGAAAVGGCAARAVRPAPLSLAAGGASVLVVYLLLGVLLGARELRGPAERALGPGRALLRGPRAVTGGPAMGDDPLEEGTMPDGR
- a CDS encoding GNAT family N-acetyltransferase codes for the protein MSAPQPTRRPAPVPAPVPSEEAQAPPARTPAPRNPAPGGTTDPAPASAPAPAVPRWTTELHRADDTLTRLTEEWDALATRCRTATPFQSAAWQASWWAAYGRPGRLRVLLVRRDGALVGAAALARGRTGTLTALGGRLIDFTDVLLDDSCAAEAAAELARALPLRRPWQALDLREVRPGAAAHQLYAHWHGRRHQLLDSVCQHLPAVPMEQLLARLPGRTAQRSRAKQRKLLEAGVVARRVPVAEVGAAMGELLRLHTLQWESRTVTAEHTRARFAAHLRESTAGLARRGQAVVYRYYLDEELMAVDLLLLCPAFAGLYLYGAHPRLRERIDIAGLLFGTSLEEAVRAGIPELSLMRGEEPYKERWRPERGRNHRLLFGPAHLAAALSLRLLLARTRAAAAPRLRGPAARLRALLNRG